One Primulina huaijiensis isolate GDHJ02 chromosome 8, ASM1229523v2, whole genome shotgun sequence genomic region harbors:
- the LOC140983364 gene encoding V-type proton ATPase 16 kDa proteolipid subunit-like isoform X2, which produces MVPLAKSQPHTSIRIPVVEKHRISKSLLKSIPSRSENVIFIGDETAPFFGFLDAAAALVFSCMGAAYGTAKSGVGVASMGVMRPELVMKSIVPMVMASVLGIYGLIIAVIINTGINPKAKSCYLFDGYGHLSSGLSCGLAGLAAGMAIGIVGDAGVRVNCDLTGSGLVCLPIGLSFSLPTLKNQSSLSG; this is translated from the exons ATGGTTCCGCTTGCCAAAAGTCAACCCCATACAAGTATTCGTATACCCGTAGTTGAAAAGCACCGAATATCCAAATCTCTGCTGAAATCCATTCCAAGTCGATCGGAAAATGTCATCTTCATCGGCGATGAAACGGCGCCATTCTTTGGCTTCCTCGATGCCGCCGCTGCTCTCGTATTTTCCT GTATGGGAGCCGCCTACGGCACGGCAAAGAGTGGTGTCGGGGTGGCGTCCATGGGTGTGATGCGGCCAGAGTTGgtgatgaaatccattgtgccGATGGTTATGGCTAGTGTTTTGGGTATTTATGGTTTGATCATTGCTGTGATTATCAATACTGGTATTAACCCCAAGGCCAAGTCTTGCTACTTGTTTGACGGTTATGGGCATCTTTCTTCTGGACTCTCTTGCGGTCTTGCTGGCCTTGCTGCTGGTATGGCCATTGGCATCGTCGGAGATGCTGGTGTTAG GGTGAACTGTGACTTGACGGGAAGTGGCCTTGTTTGTTTACCCATTGGGCTTTCGTTTTCTTTA CCAACGCTAAAAAATCAAAGCTCTTTGTCAGGATGA
- the LOC140983364 gene encoding V-type proton ATPase subunit c1-like isoform X1, whose amino-acid sequence MVPLAKSQPHTSIRIPVVEKHRISKSLLKSIPSRSENVIFIGDETAPFFGFLDAAAALVFSCMGAAYGTAKSGVGVASMGVMRPELVMKSIVPMVMASVLGIYGLIIAVIINTGINPKAKSCYLFDGYGHLSSGLSCGLAGLAAGMAIGIVGDAGVRANAKKSKLFVRMILILIFAESLALYGLIVGIILSSRASQSRAE is encoded by the exons ATGGTTCCGCTTGCCAAAAGTCAACCCCATACAAGTATTCGTATACCCGTAGTTGAAAAGCACCGAATATCCAAATCTCTGCTGAAATCCATTCCAAGTCGATCGGAAAATGTCATCTTCATCGGCGATGAAACGGCGCCATTCTTTGGCTTCCTCGATGCCGCCGCTGCTCTCGTATTTTCCT GTATGGGAGCCGCCTACGGCACGGCAAAGAGTGGTGTCGGGGTGGCGTCCATGGGTGTGATGCGGCCAGAGTTGgtgatgaaatccattgtgccGATGGTTATGGCTAGTGTTTTGGGTATTTATGGTTTGATCATTGCTGTGATTATCAATACTGGTATTAACCCCAAGGCCAAGTCTTGCTACTTGTTTGACGGTTATGGGCATCTTTCTTCTGGACTCTCTTGCGGTCTTGCTGGCCTTGCTGCTGGTATGGCCATTGGCATCGTCGGAGATGCTGGTGTTAG AGCCAACGCTAAAAAATCAAAGCTCTTTGTCAGGATGATTCTTATCCTTATATTTGCTGAATCACTGGCTCTATACGGTCTCATTGTTGGAATCATACTTTCCTCTCGTGCTAGTCAATCTCGAGCAGAATAA
- the LOC140983364 gene encoding V-type proton ATPase 16 kDa proteolipid subunit-like isoform X3, with the protein MVPLAKSQPHTSIRIPVVEKHRISKSLLKSIPSRSENVIFIGDETAPFFGFLDAAAALVFSCMGAAYGTAKSGVGVASMGVMRPELVMKSIVPMVMASVLGIYGLIIAVIINTGINPKAKSCYLFDGYGHLSSGLSCGLAGLAAGMAIGIVGDAGVSIWKRARVERRGYLEASVK; encoded by the exons ATGGTTCCGCTTGCCAAAAGTCAACCCCATACAAGTATTCGTATACCCGTAGTTGAAAAGCACCGAATATCCAAATCTCTGCTGAAATCCATTCCAAGTCGATCGGAAAATGTCATCTTCATCGGCGATGAAACGGCGCCATTCTTTGGCTTCCTCGATGCCGCCGCTGCTCTCGTATTTTCCT GTATGGGAGCCGCCTACGGCACGGCAAAGAGTGGTGTCGGGGTGGCGTCCATGGGTGTGATGCGGCCAGAGTTGgtgatgaaatccattgtgccGATGGTTATGGCTAGTGTTTTGGGTATTTATGGTTTGATCATTGCTGTGATTATCAATACTGGTATTAACCCCAAGGCCAAGTCTTGCTACTTGTTTGACGGTTATGGGCATCTTTCTTCTGGACTCTCTTGCGGTCTTGCTGGCCTTGCTGCTGGTATGGCCATTGGCATCGTCGGAGATGCTGGTGTTAG TATTTGGAAAAGAGCAAGGGTAGAGAGGAGAGGGTACCTTGAAGCCAGTGTGAAATGA